Proteins from one Caulobacter sp. 73W genomic window:
- a CDS encoding cation:proton antiporter, translating into MTPAELSVAFFLQMAIIIAACRGVGWLAQRYLGQPQVVGEMIAGVILGPSLFGLFAPDLQALLFPKESKAVLFVGAQMGVGLYMFLVGLGFQTEHFRSNARSAAAVSLSGMAAPFLVAVAMAPWLLSHGLFGEGINTFQATLFMGAAISITAFPMLARIIHERGISGTPLGTLSLSAGAIDDAGAWTVLAIVLATFGDGPMVAVKAIAGGGGFALVMLTLGPRLLAPLGRMAEREGKVGTGLLGVCLLLFMLCAWAMDAVGIHAVFGGFILGVVMPRGILSRELKRQLEPFAVVVLLPMFFTFSGLNTQLSMVNNIGLLAATAVILVGSILAKGGACWAAARLTGQDNSTALGIGALMNARGLMELIIINIGLQRGIIGPALFSMLVLMAIVTTLMASPMFEWVYGRQARARGELGGLDESEDEAPLSGRAAQA; encoded by the coding sequence ATGACTCCAGCCGAGCTGAGTGTCGCCTTCTTCTTGCAGATGGCGATCATCATCGCCGCCTGCCGGGGTGTGGGCTGGCTTGCGCAACGCTATCTGGGCCAGCCGCAGGTGGTGGGCGAGATGATCGCCGGGGTGATCCTTGGCCCCTCTTTGTTCGGGCTCTTCGCCCCGGACCTGCAGGCTCTGCTGTTTCCGAAGGAATCCAAGGCGGTCCTGTTCGTGGGCGCCCAGATGGGCGTCGGGCTCTACATGTTCCTGGTCGGATTGGGGTTTCAGACGGAACACTTCCGGTCCAACGCCCGCAGCGCCGCGGCCGTCTCCTTGTCGGGCATGGCGGCGCCGTTCCTGGTCGCGGTCGCCATGGCGCCCTGGCTGCTGAGCCACGGCCTGTTCGGCGAAGGCATCAACACGTTCCAGGCGACCCTGTTCATGGGCGCGGCGATCTCGATCACCGCCTTCCCCATGCTGGCCCGCATCATTCATGAGCGGGGCATCAGCGGCACGCCTCTGGGCACGCTGTCGCTTTCGGCCGGCGCCATCGACGACGCCGGCGCATGGACGGTCCTGGCCATCGTGCTCGCCACCTTCGGCGACGGACCCATGGTGGCCGTCAAGGCGATCGCCGGCGGCGGGGGTTTCGCGCTCGTGATGTTGACCCTGGGGCCGAGGTTGCTGGCGCCGCTGGGCCGCATGGCTGAGCGGGAGGGCAAGGTCGGGACGGGATTGCTGGGCGTCTGCCTGCTGCTCTTCATGCTCTGCGCCTGGGCCATGGACGCGGTGGGCATCCACGCGGTGTTCGGCGGCTTTATCCTCGGCGTGGTGATGCCGCGCGGAATTCTGTCGCGCGAACTGAAGCGTCAGCTGGAGCCCTTCGCGGTCGTCGTGCTGCTGCCGATGTTCTTCACCTTCTCGGGCCTGAACACCCAGCTGAGCATGGTCAACAATATCGGGCTGCTGGCGGCCACGGCCGTCATCCTGGTCGGCTCGATCCTGGCCAAGGGCGGCGCCTGCTGGGCCGCCGCGCGCCTGACGGGCCAGGACAATTCCACGGCCTTGGGGATCGGCGCCCTCATGAACGCGCGGGGACTGATGGAGCTGATCATCATCAATATCGGCCTGCAGCGCGGAATCATCGGCCCGGCCCTCTTCTCCATGCTGGTGCTGATGGCCATCGTCACCACCCTGATGGCCTCGCCCATGTTCGAGTGGGTCTATGGCCGCCAGGCGCGGGCGCGTGGGGAGTTGGGCGGTCTTGACGAGAGCGAGGACGAGGCGCCCCTCAGCGGCCGCGCCGCGCAGGCCTGA
- a CDS encoding cation diffusion facilitator family transporter yields MHRPSNAISQKVAITRQITLISTGTAIVLIALKAGAFAASGSLAILASLANSALDLVASLVTLFAVRYAAAPPDAEHRFGHGKAEAFASLMQAGLVFASGALIGREAIGRLLHPAAVSVDGWSIAVMVLSILITGVLITLQSRALAQTGSIAVEGDRAHYAADLGSNAVVILGLVVTALTGVVWVDAAAGLIVAAWLVWGAIGVFSGAANQLMDRELSDEDRERVLALMAADPKVRGVHQLRTRESGPYIHIQAHMDLDPDLTLEAAHAIVVAAERRILEAFPTADILLHADPRGRAETHGGVFSEG; encoded by the coding sequence GTGCATCGCCCGTCGAACGCCATCTCTCAAAAGGTCGCCATCACCCGCCAGATCACCCTGATCTCGACCGGGACGGCGATCGTCCTGATCGCGCTCAAGGCCGGGGCGTTCGCCGCCAGCGGTTCGTTGGCCATCCTGGCCTCCCTGGCCAACTCCGCGCTTGATCTTGTGGCGTCGCTGGTGACCCTCTTTGCGGTCCGTTACGCGGCGGCGCCGCCCGACGCCGAGCATCGCTTCGGTCACGGCAAGGCCGAGGCCTTCGCCAGCCTCATGCAGGCAGGCCTGGTCTTCGCGTCCGGCGCGCTGATCGGCCGAGAAGCGATCGGCCGCCTGCTGCATCCCGCCGCGGTGAGCGTCGATGGCTGGAGCATCGCGGTGATGGTCCTGTCGATCCTCATCACCGGCGTTCTCATCACCCTGCAATCGCGAGCCTTGGCCCAGACCGGCTCCATCGCCGTGGAAGGCGACCGCGCGCACTACGCCGCCGATCTGGGCTCCAATGCGGTGGTCATTCTGGGGCTGGTCGTGACCGCGTTGACGGGGGTGGTCTGGGTCGACGCGGCGGCGGGCCTGATCGTGGCGGCGTGGCTGGTCTGGGGCGCTATCGGCGTCTTCAGCGGAGCGGCCAACCAGCTCATGGACCGGGAGCTTTCGGACGAAGATCGCGAACGGGTCCTGGCCCTGATGGCGGCGGACCCGAAAGTGCGCGGGGTGCATCAGCTGCGCACCCGGGAATCTGGCCCCTACATCCACATCCAGGCGCACATGGATCTGGACCCGGACCTGACGCTTGAGGCGGCCCACGCCATCGTCGTGGCGGCGGAGCGTCGGATTCTGGAAGCGTTCCCCACCGCCGACATCCTGCTGCACGCCGATCCGCGCGGTCGCGCCGAGACGCACGGCGGCGTGTTCAGCGAAGGCTGA
- a CDS encoding DPP IV N-terminal domain-containing protein — translation MIAAALVFSGAPALAAVSKADVEASVSLRDRWMYLTRDVADPAIWVEGQSKFLYRKTVAGGFAFVLYDPVSGAKTPAFDQARLAAGLSKAMGSEQAPLRLPFDSFTYEKDGRAVAFMSGEARWTCSLVAYDCAKAAPRTTRPKGFGVVRDLSIPADNTPKRSPDGRWEAFVQGDNLAVRSLSGGVTRVLSTDGSPGDFYDPETIVWSPDSQKLAVYRVRPGYRREVLRVETSPGDQVQPKLQTQVYPKPGDPVDIERPVLFDVAAGKQIDVADALFPNPYSMSKLAWRKDSRTVSFEYDQRGHQAFKLIEVDAASGAARAVIDDQTKTFINMGRTFRQDIGADGREVIWMSERDGWNHLYLHDGRTGRVKTQITKGEWIVRKVIKVDEDKRRIWFAASGMRPGEDPYLQHVYRVDFDGTNLAALTTADAWHDVAFSSDMNFYVDTYSRTDQPNISELRKADGSLVARIETGDITELKAAGWKAPEVFKAKGRDGKSDIWGLVVRPKDYDPAKRYPVIENIYAGPHDSFVPKTFWPFGYHAGGDKMIGMQSQADLGFIVVQMDGMGTLNRSKAFHDVAWKNLGDSGFPDRILWHKALAARDPSYDISRVGIYGASAGGQSAFGALIFHPEFYKAAVAYAGCFDNRMDKISWNEQWMGWPVDDAYARASGVDNAHKLQGDVLLIVGEQDSNVDPASTLQVVNALIKANKDFELVVAPGEGHSVGRSTGPIAYFQRRQFDFFLRKLGGQGALDWNRTAAQ, via the coding sequence ATGATCGCCGCTGCTTTGGTTTTCTCGGGCGCGCCCGCCCTGGCGGCCGTGAGCAAGGCGGACGTCGAGGCGTCGGTAAGCCTGCGCGACCGCTGGATGTACTTGACCCGCGACGTGGCCGATCCGGCGATCTGGGTCGAGGGGCAGTCGAAGTTCCTCTACCGCAAGACCGTGGCCGGCGGCTTCGCCTTTGTCCTCTATGACCCGGTCAGCGGGGCCAAGACGCCCGCCTTCGATCAGGCGCGCCTGGCGGCGGGCCTGTCCAAGGCCATGGGTTCGGAGCAGGCGCCCCTGCGCCTGCCCTTCGACAGCTTCACCTACGAGAAGGACGGCAGGGCCGTCGCTTTCATGTCGGGCGAGGCGCGGTGGACCTGCAGCCTGGTGGCCTATGACTGCGCCAAGGCCGCGCCGCGCACCACCCGGCCCAAGGGCTTCGGCGTGGTGCGGGACCTGTCGATCCCCGCCGACAATACGCCCAAGCGCTCGCCCGACGGCCGCTGGGAAGCCTTCGTCCAGGGCGATAACCTGGCGGTCCGCAGCCTCAGTGGCGGCGTGACCCGGGTGTTGAGCACCGACGGCTCGCCTGGCGACTTCTATGATCCCGAGACCATCGTCTGGTCGCCCGATTCCCAAAAGCTGGCCGTCTATCGCGTGCGGCCGGGCTACCGCCGCGAAGTGCTGCGGGTGGAGACCTCTCCTGGCGATCAGGTCCAGCCCAAGCTGCAGACCCAAGTCTATCCCAAGCCCGGAGACCCGGTGGACATCGAACGGCCCGTCCTGTTCGACGTCGCCGCCGGCAAGCAGATCGACGTCGCCGACGCGCTGTTCCCGAACCCCTATTCCATGTCGAAACTGGCCTGGCGCAAGGACAGCCGCACGGTGTCCTTTGAGTACGACCAGCGCGGCCATCAAGCCTTCAAGCTGATCGAGGTGGACGCCGCCAGCGGCGCGGCGCGCGCCGTGATCGACGATCAGACCAAGACCTTCATCAATATGGGCCGCACCTTCCGCCAGGACATCGGCGCGGACGGCCGTGAGGTGATCTGGATGTCCGAGCGGGACGGCTGGAACCACCTCTACCTCCACGACGGCCGCACCGGCCGGGTGAAGACCCAGATCACCAAGGGTGAATGGATCGTCCGCAAGGTCATCAAGGTCGATGAGGACAAGCGCCGCATCTGGTTCGCCGCCAGCGGCATGCGCCCCGGCGAGGACCCCTATCTGCAGCACGTCTACCGGGTCGATTTCGACGGCACGAACCTTGCCGCCCTGACCACGGCCGACGCCTGGCACGACGTGGCCTTCTCGTCGGACATGAACTTCTACGTCGACACCTATTCGCGCACCGACCAGCCGAACATCTCCGAACTGCGAAAGGCGGACGGCAGCCTGGTGGCCCGGATCGAGACCGGCGACATCACAGAGCTGAAGGCGGCCGGCTGGAAGGCGCCGGAGGTGTTCAAGGCCAAGGGCCGCGACGGCAAGAGCGATATCTGGGGGCTGGTGGTCCGGCCCAAGGACTATGATCCGGCCAAGCGCTATCCGGTGATCGAGAACATTTATGCGGGGCCCCACGACAGCTTCGTTCCCAAGACCTTCTGGCCTTTCGGCTACCATGCCGGCGGCGACAAGATGATCGGCATGCAGTCCCAGGCCGATCTTGGCTTCATCGTCGTGCAGATGGACGGCATGGGCACGCTGAACCGCTCCAAGGCCTTCCACGACGTGGCGTGGAAGAACCTCGGCGACAGCGGCTTTCCCGACCGCATCTTGTGGCACAAGGCCCTGGCGGCGCGCGATCCGTCCTACGACATCAGCCGCGTGGGCATCTACGGCGCCTCGGCCGGCGGACAGAGCGCCTTTGGGGCCCTCATCTTCCACCCGGAATTCTACAAGGCCGCCGTCGCCTATGCCGGCTGCTTCGACAACCGCATGGACAAGATCAGCTGGAATGAACAGTGGATGGGCTGGCCGGTGGACGACGCTTACGCCCGCGCCTCGGGCGTCGACAACGCCCACAAGCTGCAGGGCGACGTGCTGCTGATCGTCGGAGAGCAGGATTCCAACGTCGATCCGGCCTCGACCCTTCAGGTGGTCAACGCCCTGATCAAGGCGAACAAGGACTTTGAACTGGTGGTCGCCCCCGGCGAGGGCCATTCGGTCGGCCGCTCGACCGGGCCGATCGCCTACTTCCAGCGCCGGCAGTTCGACTTCTTCTTGCGCAAGCTGGGCGGCCAGGGGGCGCTGGACTGGAACCGCACCGCCGCGCAGTAA
- a CDS encoding citrate synthase: MSAAEAMNALGVRQQTLYAYVSRGRIAVQADAADPRRSCYSAADIKLLAERKRRGRKAADVAQSAIAWGEPVLDSAITTVAHGRLFYRGQDATALALTHDFEAIGRLLRGQTNPDLTPVEGAPVPKGKTARARLFATLAGRAATDLPLAGRSPNSLFVEAASLLAAVTAAASGEEGCGPAHERLATAWGCDADGADLIRRALVLLADHELNASTFAARVAASTGASLAASALAGLAALSGPLHGGMASRVETYLAEVKRAGPEAATAARMMRGEALPGFGHPLYPDGDPRAETLLSAFETPKRWAATAAAAQEAGSGRPNIDFALTALAKHLSLPDDAPFTLFAAARCAGWIAHAIEQSRTGRLIRPRACYNGLTPSD; this comes from the coding sequence ATGAGCGCCGCCGAAGCCATGAACGCCCTGGGCGTGCGTCAGCAGACGCTCTACGCCTATGTCAGCCGCGGCCGCATCGCCGTGCAGGCCGACGCCGCGGATCCGCGTCGAAGCTGCTACAGCGCCGCCGACATCAAACTGCTGGCCGAGCGCAAGCGGCGAGGCCGCAAGGCCGCCGACGTGGCCCAGAGCGCCATCGCCTGGGGCGAGCCGGTCCTGGACTCCGCGATCACCACCGTGGCCCATGGGCGGCTGTTCTATCGCGGCCAGGACGCGACGGCTCTGGCCCTGACCCACGACTTCGAGGCGATCGGCCGGCTTCTGCGCGGCCAGACAAACCCGGACCTGACGCCTGTCGAGGGCGCGCCTGTTCCCAAAGGCAAGACCGCCCGGGCCCGGCTGTTCGCCACCCTGGCCGGCCGCGCGGCGACGGACCTGCCCCTGGCGGGCCGATCGCCGAACTCCCTGTTCGTGGAGGCGGCCTCCCTGCTCGCCGCCGTCACCGCCGCCGCCAGCGGAGAGGAAGGGTGCGGCCCCGCGCATGAGCGCCTGGCGACCGCCTGGGGCTGCGACGCCGACGGGGCCGACCTGATCCGCCGCGCCCTGGTGCTGCTGGCCGATCACGAGCTCAACGCCTCGACCTTCGCGGCCCGGGTCGCGGCTTCGACCGGCGCGTCCCTGGCGGCCAGCGCCCTGGCCGGCCTAGCGGCTCTGTCCGGACCACTACATGGCGGCATGGCCAGCCGGGTGGAGACCTATCTGGCGGAGGTGAAGCGCGCCGGGCCGGAGGCGGCCACCGCCGCCCGGATGATGCGCGGCGAAGCGCTGCCCGGCTTTGGCCACCCGCTCTATCCCGACGGCGACCCCCGCGCCGAGACTCTACTCTCGGCGTTCGAGACCCCCAAGCGATGGGCGGCGACGGCCGCAGCCGCGCAGGAGGCCGGTTCCGGCCGCCCCAATATCGATTTCGCCCTCACGGCCCTGGCCAAGCACCTGTCCCTGCCGGACGACGCACCGTTCACCCTGTTCGCCGCAGCCCGCTGCGCCGGCTGGATCGCCCACGCCATCGAACAGTCGCGCACCGGCCGCCTGATCCGCCCCCGCGCCTGCTACAACGGCCTGACGCCGAGCGACTAG
- a CDS encoding methyltransferase regulatory domain-containing protein — MTSWSEGYTTDLQYTSSFYSELAPAHLGFAALVAGARPPALSGEFNYCELGCGQGVSVNVLAATNPQGRFWGMDFNPAQIANARKMAADAQLTNVEFRDWSFAQAIERADDLPRFDIIALHGVLTWISEENVSQILAFIERTLQPGGLVYVSYNALPGWSQALSFRHMARQVYLKGDIDTAPTRALDLAQRMKDAGGVYFAVNPTLEPKLANLRTQPGAYFAHEYLNRHWRPFHFSEVAERMGEARLDFVTSAGLMENIPEAATTPDAAAVIAQEAGGDRVWTEQLRDFANNKGFRRDIFGRGLNLLNPVELALTLHGQHFALAAPRGRISLSFSGPMGEMSGPEPVYTPVLDRLAAGPASFVELQGLVPEQNLALAIQVLTLLVHSKQVLPVFPETDVEPARRLNHVLLDAYRKGRAYNVLALPAARTGQVISGADLLVACAVVVGRGEDIADAAAYGQALLAASGRGLSPDGRALEGDEARAYLVEQMTPAFEGRIDVWKSLGAF; from the coding sequence ATGACGAGTTGGAGCGAAGGCTACACGACGGACCTGCAGTACACGTCGTCCTTCTATAGCGAGCTTGCGCCGGCGCACCTTGGCTTCGCCGCCCTCGTGGCGGGCGCGCGGCCGCCGGCGTTGAGCGGCGAGTTCAACTATTGTGAACTGGGCTGCGGGCAGGGGGTCAGCGTCAATGTCCTGGCGGCGACCAATCCCCAGGGACGCTTCTGGGGCATGGACTTCAACCCGGCCCAGATCGCCAACGCCCGCAAGATGGCGGCGGACGCCCAGCTGACCAATGTGGAGTTCCGCGATTGGAGCTTCGCCCAGGCCATCGAGCGCGCGGACGACCTGCCCCGCTTCGACATCATCGCCCTGCACGGCGTCCTGACCTGGATCTCCGAAGAGAACGTCAGCCAGATCCTGGCCTTCATCGAGCGGACCCTGCAGCCCGGCGGCCTGGTCTATGTGTCATATAACGCCCTGCCGGGCTGGTCGCAGGCCCTGTCCTTCCGCCACATGGCGAGGCAGGTCTATCTGAAGGGCGACATCGACACGGCCCCCACGCGGGCGCTCGATCTGGCGCAGCGGATGAAGGACGCCGGCGGCGTCTACTTCGCGGTCAACCCGACCCTGGAGCCCAAGCTCGCCAATCTGCGCACCCAGCCGGGAGCCTATTTCGCCCACGAGTATCTAAACCGCCACTGGCGGCCGTTCCACTTCTCCGAGGTGGCCGAACGGATGGGCGAGGCGCGCCTGGATTTTGTGACCTCAGCCGGCCTGATGGAGAATATCCCCGAGGCGGCCACGACCCCGGACGCGGCGGCGGTGATCGCGCAGGAGGCCGGCGGCGACCGGGTGTGGACCGAGCAGCTTCGCGACTTCGCCAACAACAAGGGCTTTCGCCGGGACATCTTCGGTCGCGGGCTCAACCTGCTGAACCCCGTGGAGCTGGCCCTGACCCTGCACGGCCAGCACTTCGCCCTGGCCGCGCCGCGCGGCCGGATCAGCCTCAGCTTCAGCGGCCCGATGGGCGAGATGAGCGGCCCCGAGCCGGTCTATACGCCGGTCCTCGATCGTCTGGCGGCGGGCCCGGCGAGCTTCGTGGAGCTTCAGGGGCTGGTCCCTGAACAGAACCTCGCCCTGGCGATCCAGGTCCTCACCCTGCTGGTCCATTCCAAGCAGGTGCTGCCGGTCTTCCCCGAGACGGACGTCGAACCCGCGCGCCGGCTCAATCACGTGCTGCTCGACGCCTATCGCAAGGGACGCGCCTACAACGTCCTGGCCCTGCCGGCCGCCCGCACCGGGCAGGTGATCTCGGGCGCCGATCTGCTCGTCGCCTGCGCCGTCGTCGTCGGACGGGGCGAGGATATCGCGGACGCGGCGGCCTACGGTCAGGCCCTCCTCGCCGCCAGCGGCCGCGGCCTCAGCCCCGATGGGCGCGCCCTCGAAGGCGACGAGGCGCGGGCCTATCTGGTCGAGCAGATGACCCCGGCCTTTGAGGGCCGGATCGATGTCTGGAAGAGCCTCGGGGCGTTCTAG
- a CDS encoding type II toxin-antitoxin system Phd/YefM family antitoxin gives MITTVSSREFNQDPSGVKKAATNGPVVITDRGRPAYVVLTFDQYRKLTAARLPLSAILGMADSEEITFEPQAADIRSRPADFDERLYSTPM, from the coding sequence ATGATCACCACCGTGTCCAGCCGCGAGTTCAATCAAGATCCCAGTGGCGTGAAGAAAGCCGCCACCAACGGGCCGGTCGTGATCACGGACCGTGGCAGGCCAGCTTACGTGGTGCTGACCTTTGACCAGTATCGCAAACTGACGGCTGCGCGCTTGCCCCTCTCGGCGATACTGGGGATGGCCGACAGCGAAGAGATCACCTTCGAGCCCCAGGCGGCGGACATCCGCAGTCGACCTGCGGATTTCGATGAGCGCCTTTACTCGACACCAATGTGA
- a CDS encoding type II toxin-antitoxin system VapC family toxin: MRKLGSSRIDPHVAAWAEQLEPSGLHLSAITVLELEQGVLQIERRDSAQGLRLRRWLETQVLTEFEGRILPVDKSVALACAALHVPAPRSQRDALIAATARVHKMTLATRNLPDFQGTAWR, from the coding sequence ATGCGAAAGCTCGGCTCGTCCAGAATCGACCCCCATGTCGCGGCGTGGGCCGAACAGCTGGAGCCCTCAGGCCTGCACCTCAGCGCGATCACCGTCCTGGAGCTGGAGCAGGGCGTCCTCCAGATCGAGCGGCGAGACAGCGCTCAAGGCTTGCGCCTGCGGCGCTGGCTGGAGACGCAGGTGCTCACCGAGTTCGAGGGCCGCATCCTCCCCGTCGATAAGTCTGTCGCCTTGGCCTGCGCCGCATTGCATGTGCCCGCCCCCAGGTCGCAGCGTGACGCTCTGATCGCCGCGACCGCGCGCGTCCACAAGATGACGCTCGCCACCCGAAACCTGCCTGATTTCCAGGGAACCGCGTGGCGTTGA